The Candidatus Celerinatantimonas neptuna DNA segment TATAGGCACTGTAAACCATATAGCCGCCACTGGAGTGAACAATCCCCTTAGGTTGGCCAGTAGAACCTGATGTATAAATAATAAATAATGGATCCTCACTGTCGATAATTTCAGCCGGGCAATCATAATTGTGATTATTGATGCATTCATTCCACCAGATATCGCGTTCTGGAACCATCTCAACGGGTTGATTTAACCGTGGATAGACAATCACTTTTTCAATGCATTCTGTCTGCGATAAGGCTTCGTCGACAATGTTTTTTAATGAAATTGTTTTGTTAGCGCGATAGCTACCATCTGCTGTCAGTAATATTTTTGATTGCGCGTCATTGATGCGATCTGCTAATGACTGAGCAGAGAATCCGGCAAAAACAACCGAGTGAATCGCTCCAATTCGGGCACAAGCTAAGACGCCAATGATTAGTTCGGGAACCATTGGCATATAGAGCGTGACGGTATCTCCTTTATTAACACCGAGTTGTTTCAGGCTGTTGGCAAATTGATTTACTTTTTCAAAAAGTTCCTGATAAGTAAGGACCCGATTGGGTTCATTGGGGTCATTGGGCTCCCAAAAAATGGCTTCTTGTGAGCCATGTGTGTAGAGGTTTTTCTCAAATATATTTTCAGTAATGTTTAATTTTGCATCTTCAAACCAACGGATATATGGCACTTTAAAGTTCCATGTAACCGTATTCTTCCAGCGTTGACGCCAAAAGAACATTTCTGCCTGTTGTGTCCAAAAGTTTTCAGGATCAGAGATACTTTTTTGGTATTCATGGAAATATCCACCTAGTGTATTGATTTTACTGATCATTATTCTTATTCACCAGATAGTTAAAAAATATTGTTTAACTGTAGTGGGTATTTTTGTAACAATCAAATAACATAATTTATAACAACATTTTGTATTTTTTGTTCTAATTGGTTGATATACATGTAATTTATTTATGTTGTTTTGTAGAACATATTCATTTTTGCATGACTGATTGGGTATTTTTTTTGTAAAATGTGATGAATATCTATAAAATTGAATCGTTTTCATCACAACAAAATGAAAGAGTTGCAGCGAAATTTGAAAGAAAATTACAAAAATTGATTTATAACAAGATGAGAATAGGATTGCTTTGTTAGATTGATCCCATGTAGTGAAGTCGGTGTTCTTTTCTATACTGATACGCGTTAGAGACGAAATTTCAGTGGATGAGACAGTTTGAATTGTGGAGAGGTAAGGTGGCTGTTATACTATTAACCCATCTTTTGAAATTCATTAATTCACCGTTTTATCCTTTTATTCAGGTTCGGCATGACTACTAAATATATATTTGTTACCGGGGGCGTTGTGTCCTCGCTTGGGAAAGGTATTGCTGCTGCATCATTGGCTGCGATTCTTGAAGCCCGTGGTTTAAAAGTCACTATCATGAAACTGGATCCTTATATCAATGTGGATCCTGGAACGATGAGCCCGATTCAACATGGTGAGGTTTTTGTCACAGAAGATGGGGCAGAGACTGATTTGGATCTGGGGCACTACGAGCGTTTTATTCGGACCAAAATGTCTCGTCGGAATAATTTTACGACGGGCCGGATTTATGCTGATGTATTAAGAAAAGAACGCCGTGGCGATTATCTTGGCGCAACGATTCAGGTGATTCCTCATATCACCAATGCCATCAAAGAGCGCGTTATTGCTGGTGGTGAAGGTGTTGATGTCGCGTTAGTTGAAATTGGCGGCACGGTTGGTGATATAGAGTCTCAACCTTTTCTTGAAGCGATTCGTCAATTGGCTACTGAGCTTGGTCGTGAAAATACGATGTTTATGCATTTGACTTTAGTCCCTTACCTAGCCGCTTCAGGTGAGGTTAAAACGAAGCCGACTCAGCATTCAGTAAAAGAGTTACGTTCGATTGGAATTCAGCCGGATATTCTGATTTGCCGGAGTGAGCATGCAATACCTGCGAATGAGCGCAGTAAAATTGCGTTATTTACCAATGTGGTTGAGCGGGCTGTTATCACATTACGTGATGTCGATAGTATTTATAAAATTCCGGCGTTGTTGAAGTCTCAGGGGCTTGATGAGTTGGTAACTAAACGCTTTGGATTGAATTGCCCTGAAGCTGATTTAAGCGAATGGGAACAGGTAATTTATGAAGAAGCGAATCCGACAAAAGAAATTGTTATCGGGATGGTCGGAAAATATGTCGAACTTCCTGATGCATACAAATCAGTTAATGAAGCGCTTAAACATGGTGGATTGAAAAACCGGTTAAGCGTGAAAATTAAGTACATCGATTCACAAGATGTCGAGATTAAAGGCAGTGAAATTCTGGCTGATTTGGACGCGATTTTGGTTCCTGGTGGCTTTGGAAGCCGGGGGATCGAAGGAAAAATCGCTGCGGCTCGTTATGCCCGTGAGAATAAAATTCCATATTTAGGGATTTGTCTAGGGATGCAGGTTGCATTGATTGAATTTGCACGTAATGTTGCAGGGCTTGAAGAAGCACATTCGACGGAGTTTGATCCAAAAACCCCATATCCGGTTGTGGGGTTAATTACCGAATGGATTGATGAATCGGGTGATGTTGAAGTCCGTGATGAAGGTTCTGATTTAGGCGGAACCATGCGTTTGGGCGCTCAGCTGTGCCATCTTAGTGAAGGAAGTAAAGTTCGTGAATTGTATGGCAGTGCGACAATCTATGAGCGTCATCGTCACCGTTATGAGGTGAACAATAATATTCTACCTAAAATTGAAGCTGCTGGTTTGAAAGTAACCGGAATGTCGGCTGATAAAAAATTAGTTGAAGTGATTGAGAATCCAGATCACCCGTGGTTTATCGCCTCTCAGTTTCATCCTGAGTTTACGTCGACTCCACGAGATGGTCATCCATTATTTGAGGGCTTTGTTGCAGCCGCCGGGGAATACAATAAACAACGTCATTCCTAAAGTGCACATTAAATTTTAAACTCGTTATATATTAACTAGAGGAAAGTACAAGATGGCTAACATCGTTAAAGTCGTTGCTCGTGAAATTATTGATTCACGTGGTAATCCAACTGTTGAAGCAGATGTTCATTTAGAAGGTGGTTTTGTCGGACGTGCTGCTGCTCCGTCTGGTGCTTCTACCGGTTCACGTGAAGCATTGGAATTACGTGATGGTGATAAATCACGTTTCATGGGTAAAGGTGTCTTAAAAGCTGTTGGCGCGATAAATGGTCCGATCGCTGAAGCTTTGATTGGTAAAAATGCTGAAGATCAAAAAGCAATCGACCAGTTGATGATCGACTTAGATGGTACTGAGAACAAATCTAACTTTGGTGCGAATGCCATCCTTGCAGTTTCTTTGGCAAATGCTAAAGCTGCTGCTGCTGCAAAAGGGATCCCTCTGTACGAACATATCTCTATTCTGAACGGTACTCACGGTCAGTATTCAATGCCACTACCTATGATGAACATTTTGAATGGTGGTGAACATGCTGATAACAACGTTGATATCCAAGAATTCATGATTCAGCCTGTTGGTGCTAAAACTGTTCGCGAAGCTCTGCGTATCGGTTCAGAAGTATTCCACAACCTGGCTAAGGTATTGAAAGCTCGTGGCCTCAATACTGCTGTAGGTGACGAAGGTGGTTTTGCTCCTAACCTATCTTCTAATGCTGAAGCATTGGCTGTTATCAAAGAAGCCATTTCTGCTGCAGGTTATGAACTGGGTAAAGACGTTACTTTGGCTATGGACTGTGCTGCTTCTGAATTCTATAACAAAGAAACTGGTAAATATGAACTTAAAGGTGAAGGTAAATCTTTTACTTCTGAAGAGTTCTCTCATTATCTGGAAGACTTGGTTAAAGAATATCCTGCAATCGTTTCTATTGAAGATGGCCTGGATGAATCAGACTGGGATGGTTTTGCATATCAGACTAAAGTTTTGGGTGACAAAATCCAGTTGGTTGGTGATGACTTGTTCGTAACTAACACCAAAATCTTCAAAAGAGGTATTGAAAACGGTATCGTTAACTCAATCCTGATTAAATTTAACCAGATTGGTTCATTAACTGAAACTCTGTCTGCTATCAATATGGCAAAAGACGCAGGTTATACTACTGTTATTTCTCATCGTAGTGGTGAAACAGAAGATTCAACTATTGCTGATTTGGCTGTTGGTATCGCTGCAGGTCAGATTAAAACTGGTTCTATGAGCCGTAGTGACCGTGTTGCTAAATACAACCAGTTGATCCGTATCGAAGAAGAACTTGGCTCTAAAGCACCTTTCAATGGCTTAAAAGAAGTTAAAGGTCGGTAATTAAATGATCGCTTAGGCGGTTATTGCTGATTTTTATTGATTACCCCTCGATTTATCATTGATAAGTCGGGGGTTTTTTATTGAGGGCTGTTGATTTTATGTTGAGTTGGAAGTCGTTTGATACTGATTCTATCTGAGTTCAAGCTGCTGTTATGGCTTTGAGTCGCAGTAGCTAATGACTGAACTCGAGATGAATAGTGATTAGAAAAGATTTTTTATCTAAAACTGAGATAAATGATGAGGAGTGGCGAATTGCAGGCGAATATGGGATGATCGAGAAAGAAGTAAGGAGGGGGCATGCGATTGTTAACCTTGGTATTAGCTGCATTAATGATACTAATGCAATATGATTTGTGGTTTGGGAAAAATTCATTGACGGATTATTTTCAGGTGCAACAAGAAGTCGCTCAGCAGCAACTGCAAAATCAAAAACTAGTTCAACGTAACCGGATTCTTAAGGCAGAGATTAGTGATCTGCGTGATGGTAATGCTGCCATTGAAGAACATGCCCGAAATGAATTAGGAATGATCCGTAAGGGAGAAACTTTTTATCGTTTTATCCCAGATAAACAAACATATGAGGAATAATTTGAATTTTTCTGCAATCATCCCCGCGGCTGGTATAGGTCAAAGAATGGGCGCTGGTTGTCCTAAGCAGTATCTTTCATTATTGGGTCAGGCAATGCTCTGCCACAGTATCCAACCTTTCTTAGACGAATCGCTCATTCATCAGGTTGTAATAGCCCTCCATCCGGACGATCACTGGTTCACGCAGTTGCCGATCGCTAGCCATCCCAAAGTAGTTACTGTTCTTGGGGGAAAAGAGAGGGTTGATTCAGTTTTAGCTGCGTTGACTCAAGTTCCAGAACAAGATTGGGTGTTAGTGCATGATGCTGCCCGGCCTTGTTTAACCCGGTGTGATCTAACATCTTTATTAAAGATGGCTGAGTCGGGCCATGGTGCTATTTTGGCAAGTCCAGTCCGTGATACCATGAAACGCAGTGACTTATCAGGACATATTTTAAAAACGGTAGATAGGGAGCAACTTTGGCACGCACAAACACCTCAGTGTTTCCCTTCATTTGATTTGCGGCAAAATTTAATAGCGGCATTAGAATCTGGCCTTCATGTGACTGATGAAGCGTCTGCTATGGAATGGGCAGGTTATCCGGTTCAGATTATTCAGTGTGGTTGCCATAATTTAAAAGTGACACATCTTGAAGATTTGTCTGTAGCTGAATTTTTTATAACAAAAAACAGAGGTGAGCAATGATTCGAATCGGTCATGGTTATGACGTTCATCGTTTCGGCGGAGAGGGTCCTTTGACAATAGCTGGAATTAAGATCCCTTATGAGCAAGGATTCATTGCGCATTCGGATGGCGATGTTGCTCTGCATGCTTTGTGCGATGCTTTATTAGGTGCTCTTGCTTTGGGGGATATTGGGCATCATTTCCCTGATGATGATCCAGCTTATGCCGGGATCGATAGTCGTGAACTTTTAAAACAAGTTTATTCGGGTATTCAGAAAAATGGATACCGGCTGGTGAATCTAGATTTAACGATTATTGCTCAGGCGCCTAAAATGGCCCCCTATATTAGTCAGATGCGTGAACAGATTGAGACATGCCTGAACTGCGGGTTAGACGCCGTAAATGTCAAAGCAACAACAACTGAGCAACTTGGATTTACAGGTCGAAAAGAAGGTATTGCCAGTCATTGTGTTGTTCTTATTGAGGCACTTGATGAGTGATTTAGCCTATTTATATGGTGAGCCAGATGTGACTTGTTTTTTCAAGCAGTTCTTTGCTGATTTTCAAGTGACGGAAATATTGCCTTTTACTCCTTGTGGTGAGGGGGAGCATCTGTGGATTGAGTTAGAGAAAACAGGTGAGAATACCATGTGGGCTGCGGAGCAGTTAGCTCGTTGTCTGAAGGTCTCTCCTCGTCAAGTAAGTTTTGCAGGCCTTAAAGATCGCCAGGGCATAACCCGGCAATGGTTTAGTATTCAATATCCGATTTCATCTCAGCCAGATTTAACCCGGTTACCTGAAACATTAAAAGTGCTTCAGTGTCATCGAAATCTTCGTAAGCTTCGCCGGGGAGCGTTATCAGGAAATCATTTTACAATGAAATTGCGTCATGTGAACAATATTGAATCATTGACGCATCGGATTGATTCTATTAAAAAAGGTGTTCCGAATTATTTCGGCCCTCAACGATTTGGCCATGATGGCAGTAATTTGCAAAAAGCTGAACAGATGTTTGCAGGGAAAAGAATCAAAAATCGGGATAAACGAAGTTTATATATTTCGGCTGCAAGAAGCTTCGTTTTCAATCAGCTTGTCAGTGCCCGAATTCGCTCTGGTCTGGCTCATCAGATATTATCAGGAGATTGCATGATCTTATCTGGTAGTCATTCTTATTTTATTGCACATGAAGTGGATGATGAATTGAGACAGCGATTGGCTCAGCGGGATATCCGGTTGTCTGGCCCGTTAGTGGGGGCGGGTAAGTTACCAAGTGAGGATGAGGCTTATCAGTTTGAAATGAAACAATTAGAAGAAAATAGCCACTGGTTAATCGGGCTTGAGCGTGTTGGACTTAAGCAGGAACGCCGTCCTCTTTTAGTTGTCCCAGAAGAATTATCCTGGCAAATTGAAGGTGATTCAGTGAATTTGTCATTTTATTTACCTGCTGGAAGTTATGCGACTAGTGTGATTCGAGAGTTAGCTTGTTTTTCATCAGTCTATCAAGGGGATGCATGAAGATATTAGTCAGCAATGATGATGGTGTACATGCACCGGGGATCAGAGCATTGAGTCAGGAATTGTCGCAGGTGGCACACGTCACGACGATTGCTCCGGACCGAAACTGTAGTGGTGCAAGCAATTCATTGACGCTTGAGCAGCCATTGCGAGTTCAGAAATTAGAGAATGGTTATCTTTCAGTCAATGGAACCCCGACAGATTGTGTCCATTTGGCCGTGAATGCATTGTTGAGTGAGCAACCAGAGCTGGTTGTTAGCGGTATTAATCGGGGTGCAAATCTGGGCGATGATGTACTTTATTCGGGAACTGTTGCTGCGGCGACGGAAGGACGGATGATGGGAATTCCGGCGATTGCTGTTTCATTGGTTGGACAATTTCCGAATCATTATCAAACTGCTGCTAAAGTAGCCTTGCATTTAGTGAATCATAGTATGGTACGGCGTCTGGCAAATGGAACAATCCTGAATGTTAATGTTCCTGATTGTCCATATGAAGATATCCGTGGAATTCGGGTGACTCGGTTGGGAAACCGGCATCATGCCGAGCCTGTAATTATCGATGAGGACCCGAGAGGGCAGGCTATTTATTGGATTGGTCCTCCTGGAGAGTTGGCTGATGCAGGTCCCGGAACTGATTTTTCGGCGATTGAGCAGGGATATGTATCTGTTACACCATTGAGTGTTGATATGACCGCACACCAGCAGTTGGAGCCGGTGGCAGATTGGGTTAAACAGTTGGAGATTTAATTGTTATGCAGTTGGGGACAACCCCGCAGAGCCTTCATCTTTGTCAGCAGCTGCGGGAACAGGGAATTATGGATGAACGCGTATTGGCCGCGATAGCCAATTTACCTCGCCATTATTTTGTGGATGAGGCTTTAGCCCATCAGGCCTGGGATAATTCATCACTGCCAATAGGGCAAGGGCAGACATTATCTCAGCCCTATATTGTGGCAAAAATGACCGAATGTTTGTTACGTCAGCCGGTTCATAAGGTTCTTGAGATCGGGACGGGGTCAGGCTATCAGACGGCTGTTTTAGCACAGTTAGTTGATGAAGTGTATTCGGTTGAACGTATCAAAGGGTTGCAATTTCAGGCAAAACGGAGACTGAAAAATTTAGATCTTCATAATATATCAACGAAGCATGGCGATGGCTGGTTGGGATGGTCAGCTAAAGCACCTTTTGATGCTATTATTGTGACAGCGGCTGCCGTTCAGCTTCCTGAGAATCTGATCGAGCAGCTAAATGATGGTGGTGTCATGTTGATTCCATTGGGGGATCAGCAGCAATCACTTTATCGTATAGAGCGACAAGGTGCAGAAATTGTTCAGACTTTACTTGAACCGGTTCGTTTTGTTCCTTTAATCAGTGGTGAGCTTGCGTGAAAATTTTTACAGCACTATATGATTGGGCATTGCGCTGGTCACAAAAGAAAAATGCACCGATTTATTTATCACTGATGAGTTTTGTCGAGTCGATCTTCTGGCCTATACCTGTTGATGTCATGCTGGCACCCATGGCATTATCCCGTCCCAACAGAGCCTGGCGTTTTGCGTTATTAGCTACTTTCTTTTCTGTTTTTGGTGCTGTGTTTGGTTATTACTTGGGACGGTATTTTTATGATCTATTAGAGCCTGCTATTCATTTGGTTGGATATGATCATGAAATGCAGCTGGTCGAAAGGTGGTTTTCTGATTGGGGAATTTGGGTGATTTTTATTGCTGGTTTTTCTCCTATTCCTTATAAAGTTTTTACAATTAGTGCCGGACTTTTGCAAATGGTCTTCTGGCCATTTATTCTTGCTTCTTTAGTTGGACGTGGTATGCGTTTTTTCCTCGTGGCAGGTTTGATGAAATGGGGAGGAAAACGAATGGAAGAAAAACTACGTCATTATATTGATATCTTAGGCTGGGTCGTTGTTGGAATTGTGGTGATTGCCGTATTGATTTTCAGATAAGAAAAGGTAATGAAATAGTTTGATGATGAGGATGAAGTGGATTATTGTCGCTGTCGTATTAACTTTGTTGTTAAGCGCTTGCAGCAGTGATCCCCGTCCAGTGCCGGTTGTGGCTGCTGGCTCCTATAATCAGTATAATCAAGGCATTATCAAAGGCACCTTCTATAGGGTGAAACGTGGCGATACACTTTATTCTATTGCTTGGCGAACCGGGGTTGAAGTTAAAACTTTAGCCCGAATTAATCACATTAGATCTCCTTATCTTATTTATGCTGGGCAAAAGCTCCGATTGCGATGGCATTCTAGTACGAGGTCTGTTAAACGAAATACTTCTCATCATCATTCATCTAAACGGGTTAGAATAAAAAAACGTGATTCAGATAGAAAAAAACATGAATCGCACCTTGTAAGTCGTAAAACAAAAGATTATGTTGTTAATTCGCCGAGCAGAAAAAAGCTGGTGAGAAATACTTCAAATCGAATCAGACGTTGGGTTTGGCCAACGAAAGGTCGGTTAATAAGTGGTTTTTCCAGTGAAGTAACAGGCAACAAAGGCATTGATATTGCCGGTCATCGTAATCAACCAGTCTATGCAGCAGCTGCTGGTCGGGTTGTCTACGCAGGGAATGCACTGCGTGGCTACGGTAACCTCATAATTATTAAGCATAATGATGATTATTTGAGCGCGTATGCACATAATAGTCGTATTTTGGTGAAAGAACATCAAACAGTCAAAGCGGGACAGCATATTGCCGATATGGGTGAGACAGGGACGATAAGTGTCCGTCTTCACTTTGAGATTCGGTACAAAGGTAAGTCGGTAGATCCACTTAAGTTTCTGCCGAAACGTTAAACTTGGCTGCCCTCGGCGTATTGGCAGCCGGGCTATCAGGGAGGTTACCTATGAGCCAAGCTAAAAGTACTGTTGATGTGAAAGTTGCTTGTTTTAGTGATTATAGTCATGTAGCAAAGGATTCTGCCGTTGATGGCACTATTGTTGAGTTTGATCCCCATGAAGAACTGATGTCGATGGATCAGGCTAAAAGCCTTGATGCCACCCAAATGTATTTGGGCGAAATCGGTTATTCTCCACTACTTTCTGCTGAAGAAGAAGTACTATTCGCACGTAGAGCCCTGCGTGGTGATGAAGCATCCCGTCAGCGGATGATTGAAAGTAACCTCCGATTAGTCGTTAAAATTGCCAGACGTTATAACAACCGTGGTTTGGCTTTGCTTGACCTGATCGAAGAGGGTAATCTTGGGTTGATTCGGGCTGTTGAAAAGTTTGATCCCGAAAGAGGCTTCCGTTTTTCAACGTATGCGACCTGGTGGATTCGACAAACCATCGAACGGGCCATTATGAATCAGACCCGTACCATTCGATTACCTATTCATATCGTTAAAGAATTAAATGTTTATCTAAGAACAGCTCGAGAGTTGGCTCAGGAATTAGATCATGAACCGACGGCTGAAGAGATTGCACTGCGTTTGGATAAGCCGGTTGATGATGTGAGTAAAATGCTTCGTCTTAATGAGCGTATTGGTTCTATTGATATGCCAATCGGCGGCGAAAATGATAAAGCCTTGTTGGATATTATTGCCGATGAGAATACCTTTGGACCAGAAGATAGTACTCAGGATGATGATATGAAGTCCAGCATCGTCCGGTGGCTTGAAGAGCTTAATGGGAAGCAAAGAGAAGTTCTTGCCAGACGTTTTGGATTACTCGGATATGAAGCCTCTACGTTAGAAGATGTTGGGCATGAAATTGGCCTGACCCGTGAACGGGTTCGTCAAATTCAGGTCGAGGCGTTGCGACGTTTACGTGATATTTTGAGTGCGCAAGGTCTTTCTCTTGAGTCATTGTTTAAGGTGTAGTAGTGGATTTTTAAATAGAACAGCGCAAAATGCGCTGTTCTGTTGGGGTTTCGTCGCTTTTAGATGGTCAGATGAGCTTGGCTTTTTGACTCAAGGTATAGATAAGCTCCAAAGCTGCTTTGGGTGTCAGTTCATCTGGATCAGTTTGTTTAAGTTGATCCATTAATGCCTGCATCGGTTCGTCCAGAGCCAGAGGTCGTTGCTGTGGCTCTATTGCTTCCTGACTGGCAACAGTGTGTGGTGAAGGTTGGTTTTCCAGGCGGTTCAACTTCTCTTTAGCCATTGTGATGACATCTTTAGGTATCCCCGCTAATGCGGCTACCTGCAGACCATAGCTTTTGCTGGCAGAGCCCGGTTGTACTTGGTGCATGAATGCAATGGTATCCTGATGTTCTATGGCATCCAGATGAATGTTATCCCCATATTTTAATTGTTCGGCCAACTCAGTCAGTTCAAAATAGTGAGTTGCAAATAGTGTCAGAGCGCTTATTTCAGCTAGCTTTTCTGCACAAGCCCATGCCAGTGAGAGCCCGTCATATGTGCTGGTTCCCCGGCCAATTTCATCCATTAATACAAGGCTGTGTTGGGTGGCATTATGAAGAATATTTGCAGTTTCTGTCATTTCCACCATAAATGTTGACCGGCCACTTGCCAAATCATCTGATGCACCGATTCGGGTAAAAATACGATCGATTTTTCCAATAGTAGCCTGTGATGCAGGAATAAAACTTCCGATATGAGCAAGCAGGACAATAAGTGCCGTCTGTCTCATAAATGTTGATTTCCCACCCATATTTGGCCCGGTGATAATTAGCAGACGGCGGTTGTCTGTCAGCTGTGTCGGATTTGCAATGAAAGGGTCCTTGCTGACCTGTTCTATCACTGGATGCCGCCCTTCTTTGATGATGATTTGCTCGCTATCATCGAGCGTCGGGCAGCAATAGTTGAGTGTTTGAGCTCGTTCAGCCAGGTTGGTTAAAACATCCAGTTCTGCC contains these protein-coding regions:
- the truD gene encoding tRNA pseudouridine synthase D, producing MSDLAYLYGEPDVTCFFKQFFADFQVTEILPFTPCGEGEHLWIELEKTGENTMWAAEQLARCLKVSPRQVSFAGLKDRQGITRQWFSIQYPISSQPDLTRLPETLKVLQCHRNLRKLRRGALSGNHFTMKLRHVNNIESLTHRIDSIKKGVPNYFGPQRFGHDGSNLQKAEQMFAGKRIKNRDKRSLYISAARSFVFNQLVSARIRSGLAHQILSGDCMILSGSHSYFIAHEVDDELRQRLAQRDIRLSGPLVGAGKLPSEDEAYQFEMKQLEENSHWLIGLERVGLKQERRPLLVVPEELSWQIEGDSVNLSFYLPAGSYATSVIRELACFSSVYQGDA
- the ispD gene encoding 2-C-methyl-D-erythritol 4-phosphate cytidylyltransferase — its product is MNFSAIIPAAGIGQRMGAGCPKQYLSLLGQAMLCHSIQPFLDESLIHQVVIALHPDDHWFTQLPIASHPKVVTVLGGKERVDSVLAALTQVPEQDWVLVHDAARPCLTRCDLTSLLKMAESGHGAILASPVRDTMKRSDLSGHILKTVDREQLWHAQTPQCFPSFDLRQNLIAALESGLHVTDEASAMEWAGYPVQIIQCGCHNLKVTHLEDLSVAEFFITKNRGEQ
- the pcm gene encoding Protein-L-isoaspartate O-methyltransferase encodes the protein MQLGTTPQSLHLCQQLREQGIMDERVLAAIANLPRHYFVDEALAHQAWDNSSLPIGQGQTLSQPYIVAKMTECLLRQPVHKVLEIGTGSGYQTAVLAQLVDEVYSVERIKGLQFQAKRRLKNLDLHNISTKHGDGWLGWSAKAPFDAIIVTAAAVQLPENLIEQLNDGGVMLIPLGDQQQSLYRIERQGAEIVQTLLEPVRFVPLISGELA
- the nlpD gene encoding Murein hydrolase activator NlpD — its product is MMRMKWIIVAVVLTLLLSACSSDPRPVPVVAAGSYNQYNQGIIKGTFYRVKRGDTLYSIAWRTGVEVKTLARINHIRSPYLIYAGQKLRLRWHSSTRSVKRNTSHHHSSKRVRIKKRDSDRKKHESHLVSRKTKDYVVNSPSRKKLVRNTSNRIRRWVWPTKGRLISGFSSEVTGNKGIDIAGHRNQPVYAAAAGRVVYAGNALRGYGNLIIIKHNDDYLSAYAHNSRILVKEHQTVKAGQHIADMGETGTISVRLHFEIRYKGKSVDPLKFLPKR
- the pyrG_2 gene encoding CTP synthase; the protein is MTTKYIFVTGGVVSSLGKGIAAASLAAILEARGLKVTIMKLDPYINVDPGTMSPIQHGEVFVTEDGAETDLDLGHYERFIRTKMSRRNNFTTGRIYADVLRKERRGDYLGATIQVIPHITNAIKERVIAGGEGVDVALVEIGGTVGDIESQPFLEAIRQLATELGRENTMFMHLTLVPYLAASGEVKTKPTQHSVKELRSIGIQPDILICRSEHAIPANERSKIALFTNVVERAVITLRDVDSIYKIPALLKSQGLDELVTKRFGLNCPEADLSEWEQVIYEEANPTKEIVIGMVGKYVELPDAYKSVNEALKHGGLKNRLSVKIKYIDSQDVEIKGSEILADLDAILVPGGFGSRGIEGKIAAARYARENKIPYLGICLGMQVALIEFARNVAGLEEAHSTEFDPKTPYPVVGLITEWIDESGDVEVRDEGSDLGGTMRLGAQLCHLSEGSKVRELYGSATIYERHRHRYEVNNNILPKIEAAGLKVTGMSADKKLVEVIENPDHPWFIASQFHPEFTSTPRDGHPLFEGFVAAAGEYNKQRHS
- the eno_2 gene encoding Enolase, giving the protein MANIVKVVAREIIDSRGNPTVEADVHLEGGFVGRAAAPSGASTGSREALELRDGDKSRFMGKGVLKAVGAINGPIAEALIGKNAEDQKAIDQLMIDLDGTENKSNFGANAILAVSLANAKAAAAAKGIPLYEHISILNGTHGQYSMPLPMMNILNGGEHADNNVDIQEFMIQPVGAKTVREALRIGSEVFHNLAKVLKARGLNTAVGDEGGFAPNLSSNAEALAVIKEAISAAGYELGKDVTLAMDCAASEFYNKETGKYELKGEGKSFTSEEFSHYLEDLVKEYPAIVSIEDGLDESDWDGFAYQTKVLGDKIQLVGDDLFVTNTKIFKRGIENGIVNSILIKFNQIGSLTETLSAINMAKDAGYTTVISHRSGETEDSTIADLAVGIAAGQIKTGSMSRSDRVAKYNQLIRIEEELGSKAPFNGLKEVKGR
- the ftsB gene encoding Cell division protein FtsB: MRLLTLVLAALMILMQYDLWFGKNSLTDYFQVQQEVAQQQLQNQKLVQRNRILKAEISDLRDGNAAIEEHARNELGMIRKGETFYRFIPDKQTYEE
- the rpoS gene encoding RNA polymerase sigma factor RpoS, coding for MSQAKSTVDVKVACFSDYSHVAKDSAVDGTIVEFDPHEELMSMDQAKSLDATQMYLGEIGYSPLLSAEEEVLFARRALRGDEASRQRMIESNLRLVVKIARRYNNRGLALLDLIEEGNLGLIRAVEKFDPERGFRFSTYATWWIRQTIERAIMNQTRTIRLPIHIVKELNVYLRTARELAQELDHEPTAEEIALRLDKPVDDVSKMLRLNERIGSIDMPIGGENDKALLDIIADENTFGPEDSTQDDDMKSSIVRWLEELNGKQREVLARRFGLLGYEASTLEDVGHEIGLTRERVRQIQVEALRRLRDILSAQGLSLESLFKV
- the surE gene encoding 5'/3'-nucleotidase SurE, which encodes MKILVSNDDGVHAPGIRALSQELSQVAHVTTIAPDRNCSGASNSLTLEQPLRVQKLENGYLSVNGTPTDCVHLAVNALLSEQPELVVSGINRGANLGDDVLYSGTVAAATEGRMMGIPAIAVSLVGQFPNHYQTAAKVALHLVNHSMVRRLANGTILNVNVPDCPYEDIRGIRVTRLGNRHHAEPVIIDEDPRGQAIYWIGPPGELADAGPGTDFSAIEQGYVSVTPLSVDMTAHQQLEPVADWVKQLEI
- the ispF gene encoding 2-C-methyl-D-erythritol 2,4-cyclodiphosphate synthase, producing the protein MIRIGHGYDVHRFGGEGPLTIAGIKIPYEQGFIAHSDGDVALHALCDALLGALALGDIGHHFPDDDPAYAGIDSRELLKQVYSGIQKNGYRLVNLDLTIIAQAPKMAPYISQMREQIETCLNCGLDAVNVKATTTEQLGFTGRKEGIASHCVVLIEALDE